One stretch of Saccharopolyspora erythraea DNA includes these proteins:
- the ruvX gene encoding Holliday junction resolvase RuvX: MNAQGSGHRPGPGRRLGIDVGAVRVGVALSDPAPMLATPLVTLQRDAEGGGDLGRLAEIVTENEVVEVVVGMPRTLAGRHGPAAEAAESYGTALAERIAPVPVVYSDERLTTVTASRMLSKRGVRGKKQRAVVDQAAAVEILQAWLDSRGNTTREELS, translated from the coding sequence GTGAACGCGCAAGGCAGCGGGCACCGGCCCGGCCCCGGACGGCGTCTGGGGATCGACGTCGGTGCGGTCCGCGTCGGCGTCGCGCTCAGCGACCCGGCGCCGATGCTGGCCACCCCGCTGGTCACATTGCAGCGCGACGCCGAAGGCGGCGGCGATCTCGGCAGGCTCGCCGAGATCGTCACCGAGAACGAGGTGGTCGAGGTCGTCGTCGGCATGCCCAGGACGCTCGCGGGCAGGCACGGCCCGGCCGCCGAGGCCGCGGAGAGCTACGGCACCGCGCTCGCGGAGCGGATAGCCCCGGTGCCTGTGGTCTACTCCGACGAACGGCTGACCACCGTCACCGCCAGCCGGATGCTGAGCAAGCGCGGCGTGCGCGGTAAGAAGCAACGGGCCGTGGTCGACCAGGCCGCGGCCGTCGAGATTCTGCAGGCGTGGTTGGACTCTCGGGGGAACACGACACGAGAGGAACTTTCGTGA
- the mltG gene encoding endolytic transglycosylase MltG codes for MSDDLGLFADDSGETTRPRGRRQVREERERFRRRRRQRSVTALAGLFVLLLVGTGVVYGVSQFLQIGTYDDYQGQGTGDVVVEVESGDTVSAIGTKLRQADVVASTKAFVKAAENNRQINGIQPGFYLMKSKMSGQAAVTHILSPEAKTGRVEVRGGQRLEDQLTPDGGHSPGILTKLAEATCAGAQGSRPCATPEQMHEVAATADLASLGVPEWALEGASKAEPKRRLEGLIMPGIYDIKPGEAPEEVLRQVVTKSAAMLEAAGMPQAAESTGHSPYEVLIIASLVQSEGIAKDFPKVSRVVYNRLTHPVIRLGLDSTINYPLDKPTLLTKPEDRQRPGPYNTYLNYGLPPTPISTVSKEAVAAAEKPEEGGWKYFVKCYPDGTSCFANNDQEHQAFIEEARKRGAF; via the coding sequence GTGAGCGACGATCTCGGACTGTTCGCAGACGATTCCGGGGAGACGACGCGGCCGCGCGGGCGCAGGCAGGTGCGCGAGGAGCGGGAGAGGTTCCGCCGTCGCCGCCGCCAGCGTTCGGTGACCGCGCTGGCGGGCCTGTTCGTCCTGCTGCTGGTGGGCACCGGAGTGGTCTACGGGGTCAGCCAGTTCCTGCAGATCGGCACCTACGACGACTACCAGGGCCAGGGCACCGGCGACGTCGTCGTCGAGGTCGAGTCCGGCGACACCGTCAGCGCCATCGGCACCAAGCTGCGCCAGGCCGACGTGGTGGCCAGCACCAAGGCGTTCGTCAAGGCGGCCGAGAACAACCGGCAGATCAACGGCATCCAGCCGGGCTTCTACCTGATGAAGTCGAAGATGTCGGGCCAGGCCGCGGTGACCCACATCCTTTCGCCGGAGGCGAAGACCGGGCGGGTCGAGGTGCGCGGCGGGCAGCGGCTGGAGGACCAGCTCACCCCCGACGGCGGGCACTCACCCGGCATCCTGACCAAGCTCGCGGAGGCCACCTGCGCGGGTGCGCAGGGCAGCAGGCCGTGCGCGACACCCGAGCAGATGCACGAGGTGGCCGCGACCGCGGACCTGGCGTCGCTCGGCGTGCCGGAGTGGGCGCTGGAGGGCGCTTCCAAGGCCGAGCCCAAGCGCCGCCTGGAGGGCCTGATCATGCCGGGCATCTACGACATCAAGCCCGGTGAGGCGCCCGAGGAGGTGCTGCGCCAGGTAGTCACCAAGTCGGCGGCGATGCTGGAGGCGGCCGGCATGCCGCAGGCGGCCGAGTCGACGGGTCACTCGCCCTACGAAGTGCTGATCATCGCCTCGCTGGTGCAGAGCGAGGGGATCGCGAAGGACTTCCCGAAGGTCTCGCGGGTGGTCTACAACCGGTTGACCCACCCGGTGATCCGGCTCGGGCTCGACTCGACGATCAACTACCCGCTCGACAAGCCGACGCTGCTGACCAAGCCGGAGGACCGGCAGCGGCCCGGGCCGTACAACACCTACCTGAACTACGGCCTGCCGCCGACGCCGATCTCGACGGTCAGCAAGGAGGCCGTCGCCGCGGCGGAGAAGCCGGAGGAAGGCGGCTGGAAGTACTTCGTCAAGTGCTACCCGGACGGCACCTCCTGCTTCGCCAACAACGACCAGGAACACCAGGCCTTCA